TTCAACCAGTCACTATTCTGGACTTTTTCAAAGTTTCTTATGTGGAAATAAACTTGATAAATCCTTACCTAAAGAAACGCTTATCAAAGCAGGAGTTTATCATCTTATTGTTGTTTCAGGTGGACACTTTTTGTTTTTAGATTTCATATTAAATTTTCTTAAAATCCCACTTTTTCTTCGTTGTTTGTTTTTATTTATTTATTACTTAGCCACAGGGTTACAGGCGCCTGGCTTTCGCGCCTTGATTCACATTTTATTTTCAATACTCATTTCTTTCAGCTCTGTAAGTACTTCTAGATTAAACAAGCTTGTATTTTCTGGAATCATTTGTTTGATTTTAAACAACTCCTACTGGCGCTCATTAAGTTTTTGGCTTAGTTTTTCTGTGTGCTTGGCTCTGACAACCACCAAAACTCTTTTCTTTAACGAAAAGCCCATTAATAAGTTTATTATTGAAAATATCACCATTTATATTTTTTTAATGCCCTTTTTAATCACGCTCAGTTACAGCCATCCACTGACCCTATTTATTGGAAGCATCTTGGTGACACCCTCCTTCTATTTTTTAACTATAAGTACCCTTCTAATTTTTATTTTTAAGGTTTTACATCTTAACCTTTGGATTTACGAATATGATAAAATCATAAAATTTTATTTTGATTTTTTAGATCAAGTGGGAAGTTTTTCATCTTATAAAAATAACTTGCCTTGGAGTTGGTCGTGGTTTTGGACTTATCTTTTTATTTTATTTATTATGGGCCACTTCATCAAAGTCATACTCGAAAGAAAATCAACCCATGTTTAGAACAGGGATCATTATATTTTTTCTCGTATTTTCCACAATTGAGGCTGGAGTAGGAACAAAAGAATTTAAAACTTCAGCCCATAACTCCAGCAGAAAATCCAACAGCGAAAATACTGTCCATAAGTTCCATAATTACCATGGGTTCCATAATTTCCATAAAAAGAAATCAAAAAAAATTAGAAAAAAATCAGATCTATCTAAATAGTCTCTAAGTTTTTATCAATGGATTGGCGAACCCCTTTTTTAGTGCTTTGGTTTGTAAGCTCTAAACTCCATGTGAAGATCATGAGCCACGGGTTCATAACAAACGTACCCATTGTACACATTTATTCCTTTTAATAAAGCTGCGTCTTTGGCCACTGCATCTTCCACGCCCATTGCGGCAATCATTGAGCCGTACTTTAAAGTCATATTTGTTAAGGCATAAGTAGATGTCCTTGGTACAACTCCAGGCATGTTTGGAACGCAATAATGAATGACCCCATCGACTTCATAGGTCGGTTGCTGGTGCGAGGTTGGCCTGCAGGTTTCAATACATCCCCCCTGATCCACGGCCACATCCACGACGACAGAACCCTTTGACATGCTCGAAACAAGTTCCTTACTTACGAGGGTTGGAGCTTTCTGACCTGTGATAAGGACCCCGCCAATCAGTAAATCACAATCTCTTACAGCTTCCTCAATATTCTTTGTATTTGAATACAAGGTCATCAGACGTCCTTGGAAAATATCATCTAGATATTCTAATCTTGCCGTATTTAAATCTAATACAGTCACATTAGCACCAAGTCCCATGGCCATTTTGGCAGCATTAGTTCCTACAACGCCCCCACCTATAATCGTCACTTTGGCAGGTCGAACACCTGTAACTCCACCCAGTAAAATCCCTTTACCACCGTGATCTTTTTGTAAATAAAACGCACCGATTTGGGTTGCCATTCTTCCTGCTACTTCACTCATAGGTTTTAATAAAGGCAAAGATCCATCTGGTAATTGAATGGTTTCATAGGCAATAGCTTTTACCTTTCTTTCACAAAGCACCTTTGTTAATTTTGGTTCTGCAGCTAAGTGTAGGTAGGTGTACAAAATTTGATTTTCTCTTAATAATTCATACTCATCAGAAAGCGGTTCTTTCACCTTCATGATCATATCTGCTTTTTTATAAACTTCAGCTTTGGTATCTAAAATCTTAGCACCCATTTTTACGTACTGCTCATTTGTAATCTGAGATCCCAGCCCTGCATCTTTTTCAATATAAACAGTATTGCCTTCTTTAACTAATTGCTTAACACCCGCCTCGGTTATGCCAACACGGTTTTCACTGATCTTAATTTCTTTTGGTACCCCAATAATCATTTTGAACTCCTTTACTTATTTCTCTTTTTTAGCTGCAACTTTAGTTTTTTTCTCTTCATTATTTTTAGAGGTTTTGGCGCTTGATTTTTTGGTTGCCTCATAGGCTTCCTTTGAACTCTTGCCTTGTTTCACTAAATTAGCAATTTCTTCTTTTCTTTTCTTATTCATAAAAATACCTTCCTTTTATTTAAAAAAAACATGATGATGTTTTTATAAAATTGAAAAGCAAAGGTTACAATCAATTTAAAATTTTAGGACCTTTATAGAAGCAAAGCGAAAGGGTTTTTATGCAACACAACAGACTGGGAAAAGCTGGCCTTAAGATTTCTGAACTTTCCTTTGGCTCCTGGGTCACTTTCCACAATCAGCTTTCTATAAAGGAAGTCATGGATACCATGTCTATTGCTTACGATCATGGAGTCAACTTTTTTGATAATGCTGAAGTCTATGCCCATGGAAAGTCAGAAGAAATAATGGGGGAAGCCCTTAAGAAGCTGGCTTGGCCCCGAATGAAGTATATGGTTTCAACCAAGTTTTTTTGGGGAATTTCAGATGGCCCAAATGAAAAAAATACCCTCAACAGAAAATACCTCCTTCATGCCATGGAATGCAGTCTGAAAAGATTTTCTTTAGAATATGTTGATATCGTTTACTGCCATCGTCCAGATCCCCATACTCCTCTAGAAGAAACCGTCTGGGCCATGCATGACATTATTTCTAAAGGACAAGCCCTTTATTGGGGCACAAGTGAATGGAGCGCTGATGAAATAAGAGCGGCCTATCTGATAGCGGAAAAACATCATCTTCACAAACCTATTGTCGAGCAACCTCAATATAACTTATTTCACCGAGCCAAAGTGGAACATGAGTTTTCTCGCCTCTATGAAGACTTTGGCGTAGGGCTTACTACTTGGTCTCCCCTCAGCAGTGGTCTATTGAGCGGTAAATATCTAGATAAAATTCCCAACAACTCCCGAGCTCAGATGAAATCCATGTCCTGGCTTCGAGAAGAAATTGATAATGAAAAGAAAAAAAATCAAATAAAGCAGTTTTGTATTTTAGCTTCTGATCTGAGCATGAAACCTTCTCAATTAGCCATTTCCTGGTGTTTAACAAATCCCCATGTCTCAAGTGTTATTTTAGGAGCTAGCTCTAATGATCAGCTCATTGAAAACCTGAAATCAACAGAATATAAAAAGCTGTTAACTCCTGAGATTGTTTTGAAACTGAATACGATATTTTGCTAAGAAAAACTATCTTTTTAACTAATACATTTTATTCTTTTTTAGGTAAAATGGATCGATAGAGTTCCGAATTTTCTCCAAAACCATTTTTTATAAACTCTATAAATTTTGGATCCATTTCCTCGTACGAAAGTAATATGTTTGAAATTATTTTTTCAACTGTCATATCATGCGATGATTCCCACATTAAAAATTCCATTCTCGCAACTTGTAAACGTATTGCCTTAAAAACCTCGTCTCTGGGGTTGGCTTTAAGTTCATCATATTTAATGTCAAATTTTCCCTGTCTTGATTCGTCTAAAAAGTATTTTTGTAGGAATGGATCTTTAAAATAATCTTCAGTCATTAAGGAATCCAAAAATGATTCGTTGCGAGCATTAGAAAGATCAATCAAGGCTCTGAGAGTCCATGCGGAAAAAGACATGCTATCATGCCAAGATCTTGAATTATCATAGGATTTATTAAAATCAATTGGCTTATAAAACTTATTCAAAAAAGTCAGTCCACTTGAATAATATAACTTAAAAATCCTTTTTTCTATCAAAGATGTTGAAGCTCCTCCGAAATCTAAAAGTAACTGATTGTACCCTCTCCATAGGGACCTTGCATGATCTAATAATTCTGATTCTGATAAAGATTTAAAGTACCGAGTGAATTTTTCAAACTCAATGTGCGTGTCACCTCTTTCTAACTTTGGAACAGAAAGTAATTTAAAAATTTCCTCCTTTTTGGAAGGATTTGCTAAAGTTAAAACTTCATTTATGTGAACAATTCGATACCGAGCTTCACTTGATAATCTAGAGGGATCTAGGGTTTTAAAAACTTTTCTTAACTCCATCATGTAGTTTGGATGCAATAAATACCCAATAAAATGAAATAAATCATGGGTTGCCATTAGTAAGGGGAATCGACCATGCATCATTTCTCTAATAACAACTTCCTCCGGCAAATTGAATCCACCATCTTCATCTACTTTGTATATTTTAAAACCTGATTCTGTTGGCCATGGATCAACTCCAGGTACGATAAATTTATACTCCACTTGATTTTCAATTTCCCTTTTTTTAAAAAATACTATTGATGGTAATATTCTTAAATCGTGCGGTATCTTCATTAAATCAAGTGCTCTGATAAATCTCTTAGTCACTTCTTCATGGGTCGGCAGAGGACTATCTATTTCTTTAACTTTAAATCTTAATATGGACAAGATTCTAAGTTTTCTTTCCTTTTCAGTCACTTCTTCCAATATTTTATTCAGTTCACCAATACCATTCCACATATCCTCGATACGCCATCCTCGATTTAAAGACGGGTTTCTGGCTGGATCTAAAAGTTTACTTTTATCGTTAAACAATTTGTAGGCATTTAAATATCCATTTTGAGTTTCAGAAAGCCCAGAGCTATTCTCAATGTAAAATAGATGACAATTATCCTTGGCAATTGAAAAATTGAATATAAATACAAATAGTATTAAAATAACTATATTCAAAGTAACTGAAAGTTTCAGAGTTGTGATATGCCTCATATGAAGACTTGTTTTCCATAATCATGCCAAAAAGATCCAAATTAATGTCTCCTAGGAATCAATACGTCTTACTATATCACTTAAAATCCAATCGTTGATCTTGGTATATTTGATTATAGACATTTTTTGTCAAATTATCTGAATTCATAGATTTAAACTTATTTTAGACACTTTTTTGTTTCCTAATGACATTTTTCTTTAAAATCGATTAAATTGGAGCCATGTCATCAAATTCAAAGAGTATAACTGCAAGCCATATCGCTGTTGGGTCTGAACTTACTTCAGGACAAACTGTGAATACAAACTCTCACTTTATGGCAGGATACCTACAAAAACGAGGAGTGCTAAATAATTATCATCTCATTGTTCCAGATAATAAATCATTGATAGTTAGAGCCTTAGACCTTTGTACTCCTGATTCGAATTGGATTTTTATTTACGGTGGGTTAGGACCAACAACAGATGATTTTACCCGAGTTGTTGTTTCTGAGTGGGCAAATTTAAGTTTGGAATTTCATGAACCAACTTGGAAATATATTAAAGACAATTTAGCTAGTAGAAATTATCCTGTCCGCGAATTCCAAAGTCAACAGGCCTACTTCCCCAAAGGGGCCTTGATCATGCCAAATTCAAAAGGAACAGCTCATGGTTTTTGTTTTTCTTGGAATCAAAAAATGTTCTTTCTTTTGCCTGGTCCTCCTAAAGAAATTCTTTCAATATGTGAAAATTTTCTATTTGAATACATTGATCGACATACAAAAAACTTAAATCAATGGTTGACCTTCACATGGAATACTCTTGGGCAAGGTGAAAGCGAAATTGCAAACCAAGTTGAACAGGAATTAATCAATTTCCCAGTTGAGGTGGGTTATCGAGTGAACCAACCTTATGTAGAGGTTAAGATTTCTTTTTTTAAAGAGGACTTAATTAAGAACAAACCCTTACTTGAAACCATTGATTCTCTTCTTGAACCTATACTTGCCTATAAACAAGAAGCCCCTTACAAAGATTTTTTCTTAAGAAAACTCGCTTCAATTAAAGAGTTGGAAATTCAAGATAATTATACCTTCGGACTTATTTATGAAGATTTAAAAAACTGGGGTATTAAATTAAGCGAGATGAATTTTATCATCTCCTCACAAATTCGTGAAATTCAATTAAGGAATTATTTTATCATTAATAAAATGGACTCTGAAACGGTATCTATTAAAATAGCAATCGAAAATAAAATCTTAGATTTCGAATTGAAAACAACGACAATTATCACTTGGTCAACAGAAAGAAAAGCCTTGTATATTAAAGAAAAAATTTATTTGTATTTGATTAAACATCTTTAAAAGAATTAGAGTATTTTTCTCACAATTTGTGACTGGATACTTTTTTCTTAAAGTGCCCAAGAGCTAAATTTTTTGATTTCTTCGGAAAGGTCTATTCCCAGCTCAACGTGCCGGTATTTACTTTGAGAATCTTTTATCAATTGTACTAGCTTATTCATCAAATCATGACCTGCTTTGTATAAAACAACATGTCCCATAAGAGGCATTTCAAGATTAACGAGATCCCCCAAAGCATCTAGGCATTTATGCCTTACGAATTCATCTTGAAACCGAAGTCCCGTTGGATTTAAAATTTTTGTTTCATCTAAAACGATGGCATTTTCTAGACTTCCACCTTTGGCAAGCCCTCTAGCCTGCAGAGCTTCCACATCCTTAAGAAATCCAAAGGTACGGGCCGGAGCAATTTCTCGAGCAAAAGAAGATTCATTGATATCAATATCAATTTTTTGTTTGCCAATTTGCGAATGGGGAAAGTCTATTGTCACCGTCAATCTTAACCCATGATAAGGAAGAACATAGGCCTGCTTATCACCTTCCGTCAGGTAGATAGGCTCTGTGATATAACAATATTGTCGAGGCTGATCCTGCTCTATGACTCCGGCTTTTTGAATGGCTTCATAAAAAATTTTGGCACTTCCATCACCAATGGGAATTTCAGGGCCATCAAGTTCAATAATCAAATTATCAATTCGCAAGGCCGATAAAGCTGCCAGACAGTGCTCAATCGTAGCCACTGTAAAATGAGGTCCCCCAATAGAAGTCTGATAGGCAGTGGCCTGAACATTTTCACTTTTAACTTTTAAATAAGGAAGGCCCGGCAAATCAGAACGAACAAAATAAACCCCTGTGTTGGTGGGTGCTGGCCTGAAGGTTAGGGTGCAGGGATCTCCAGAATGAATGCCAATACCTTCTACCAAAGCTTTGTGTTTGATTGTTTTTTGCAGAAACATAGTTAAACTCCAAATAAAATCTTTTTAGCAAAATCAGTTAAGATTCTTCCGCGTTGAGTCTTTTGCAACAAACCTTCTTGAATCAGATAAGGCTCGTACACTTCCTCCAGAGTATCTCTTTCTTCGCTCAGGGCGGCCGAGAGAGTTTCAATTCCGACGGGACCGTCATTATACTTTTCATGAATTAAAGTTAAAATGTTTCTGTCCATGATATCCAAGCCCAGCTTATCCACACCTAAGCGATCCAAGGCATCCACAGCAACCTTTTCATTCACTCTCCCATCTCCTAAAATATCTGCAAAGTCCCTAACTCTTTTTAAAAGTCGATTGGCAATTCTGGGAGTTCCTCGGCTTCTTCTTGCAATTTCACCAGCGCCAAATTGATCGATTTTTACACCTAACAGGTCTGCATTTCGAGTCAAAATAGTCGTCAGGGATTCCCGATCATAGAATTGTAATCTTTCTACAATTCCAAATCGGTCACGAAAGGGAGCATTCAAAAGCCCTGCCCTGGTTGTCGCCCCCACCAAAGTAAAGGGGCTTAATTGAAATTTCATGGATCGAGAACCCAGTCCGTCGCCCGTTATAATGTCAATATAATAATCCTCCATCGCAGTGTAAAGATACTCTTCGATCGTGCGATTCAACCGGTGAATTTCATCAATAAAAAGAACAGAAAAGGGTTTAAGAGACGTCAGCAAAGCGGCCACATCTCCTTTTTTTTCTATCGCAGGTGCAGCCGTCATCTTGCATTCGACATTCATCTCGTTAGCAATAATCTTGGCGAGTGTGGTTTTCCCTAAGCCTGGAGGGCCACAAAAAAGCACATGATCCAAAGGTTCTTTTCTGAGTTTGGCCGCTTGAACGAAAATTTTTAATTTATCTTTGATATCATTTTGGCCGGGGAAATGAGAAAAGTCTTGAGGTCGTAATTCATTTTCCCATTTCTTTTCTTGTTCCAAATGAGTTGATTCAAATATTCTTTCCATGTTTTCCTTTATCTCAATGTGACTGAAATTATAATTGACTGAGCTGAGTCAAGGCCTTGCGAATTCCCTCTTCCACAGGAGTCGACTCTGACATATCTGAAAGATACTCCTCGATAATCTGTGATTTAAAGCCTAAATTTATCAGCGCTGAGGCTATCTGACTGTGATTAGACGAGGCTTCCTTGATTTTCTTTTTATCTTGAACCCTCACTAATTTTCCTTGCAATGAAAGAATGATTTGTTCGGCTGTTTTCTTGCCGATTTTTGGCAAAAGTGACAAGCCCTTCGCATCGCCAGAATCAATCATCTCAACGAGTTGGTTATAGGAAGCTCCAGACAAAATACTTAATGCCGATTTAGGACCAACCCCATTTACTTTTAACAAAGACAGGAAAAGATTTTTTTCTTCCTTTGATAAAAATCCAAATAATTGGAGTTGATCTTCCCGAACATGGGTGTAAACCCAAAAAACACATGGCTCAGCTGGTCTTGTAGAAAGTTCAGCTAGAGTACTTAAAGAACAATAAACCTCATACCCCACCCCATGGACATCAACGACAACGGATTCTGAATCAAGACTTAAACAAAATCCTTTTAAGTAACCAATCATACCAACTCCTGCCATTTCCTGTTTATCTCCATACGCGTAGAATGATGAAATGCAAGGGCTAACGCATCGGAAGCATCCAAATAATCAATATTTTTAATTCCTAAAAGGTGCTTTAAAACCTCATTGACCTGGTACTTATCATTTCCACCTGATCCAGTAATTCCCTTTTTTACTTCTCTGGTAGAGTACTCAAAAATCTCCGTTTTATATTCCATGGCTTTTTGAATACAAACTCCCCGAGCATGACCTAATTTAAAAGCCGAATCGGGATTCTTTCCTAAAAAGATTTTTTCAATGGAAACCATGTGAGGTTGGTATTTTAAAAACAGGATGTCCAAACTTTGGGAAAGTAAAAAAATTCTTTCATTGAATTTTTCCGTTTCTTTTTTTAACTGTATAATCCCATGGGTTAACACTTTCCTGTTATTATTTTCCACCTCAAGAATTCCAAAACCAGTTACCTGTGACCCAGGATCAATTCCCAATATTTTAACCATGAGATGATTCAAACATTTCATAAATAAGTAAGCAAGACATTATCCCTTGAATTATTCAATTCAGAATGTCACTATAAAAAAATGGCAGGATATTCCGTTGAGGTCATTGAAAAATATAGAACCGCATTAAAAAAAAATCCAAATTCCCAAGTCTTCGCTCCCCTTGCTGATGCCTATCGAGAAATGGGTCAATTAGATCTAGCAGAAAAAATATGCAATCAAGGAATATCAATCCACCCAGACTTCCCTGGTGGGTGGGTGGTTCTTGGAAAAATTTTAAAAGACAAAAATCTTCCTGAGAAGGCTATCATGGCCCTGGAACGAACGATTCAACTTTCTGGTGATAATATTTTAGCTCACACTTTATTGGGTGAAATTTATTTAGAAAAAAGGGAAGCCGTTAAAGCCATTAAATCTTTTAAAATGGTGCTCTTTTTTAATCCTCAACATGCAAAAGTAAAGAAAATTTTGGAAAAAATTGAAGCTTTGACTGCAAAAGATTTTAGTGAAGAGGTCTTTCAATTTAAAAAACTGACATTACCCGAAGACAGCAATCCTTACATTCCAGAGACAACAGCTTTGACCTTAGATCCTAAATCTCCAGAAAGAAGAGCTGAACACTCTCACCGCTCCCTCTTAAGAATCCTTTCTCTTGTTGATGCATTTATAGCCCGAAATGACTTAAAGAAATCCCTTGAACTTTTAACTCAAGCAGAAAAAGAATTTCCAAATGAAAAAGAAATTGCACATCGAATTAAAATTTTAAAGTCAAAAAATCAATTTTCATTTATAAGTTCCGAAAATCTAGCTTCTCCAGAAATGATAAAAACCCTCAATTCTTCTAAACAAAATCAAATCAAGCAGAAAAAATTAGAAATACTCACAAAGTTACTTCAGTCTATCGAAAGTGAAAAACCCCTTTAATCCTCTACCCTTCAGAGGGTAAAGAGCTAAAAGGTTCCGAAGGATAGATGATATCGAATATCCGATTCATTTTCCTTACGATCCAATTTTTTTCCTATTTCCATATTGAGAGCTCCAACTGGGGTATTATACCTTAAGCCGACGCCAACAGAATCTCTATAGTTATCCTTAAAAGGAAGATCTTTAATATAAACAGAACCACCATCATAGAAAACCCCTCCATGGAAATTTCCATAGACTGGAAATCGAATCTCTGATTTAAACAAAAACTGAGAAGCGTTGGTTTTCAAATTATATACATCCGTATCGCTCACAATTCCTAAATCTTCTTTATTTGGCACTACCTCTTCCGTACCAGATTCAAAACCCCTAATCGTAGACCTCCCTCCCAGAATAAATCCTTTTTTACTGAAAGGAACACCTCCATCTTCATGTTTACTTAAATTCTCTAAGTAACCTAGTCTCACGTTATGAGCCCAAACCCAATTTTTCTCAATGGGCCAATAATGCGAAACGCTCCCCGTGGCTCTTAAGTATTCAATGGTATCAGAACTTCCCAATGGAGGAGACGCGTACTCGACATTAAACCGAGCAAATACGCCTCTTGTTGGCAAAAAGGGATTATCGCGATAGTCAATATCCAAAGTAGGTCCCGCCGAAGCAATATTAAGTTCCTGAGTGGTTTCACTTGTAGAGAGCAAAAAGTCTCGGAACGTCTCCAGATTGTAGACTTCAAAAATACCTGTCACGTGGGTTGTAAAATCTTTTTCGATTGCATAAATATATTGATTACTTTCAGTCACTTTTTTATCACTAAAATCACTGACATACCTTGATCTTGAAACATTAATCCGTCCTCTGAGCCTCGTAAAAAATAAGTAGGGCTCAACATAACCCAAAATAACTTTTAACTCAGGGTATTTAATATCGGCAATATTGTATTTTCCTTCAAGTCTAGCAGAAACACCTCTGCCTGTGCCCAAGATATTTCTATAACCAATCCCCGTATATCCCCTTAAAGTTCCATTTCTTTCATTGGTGGCTCCTATGCCCATAGCAAAAAGTCCTGGCTCACGCTCGGTCACTTTAACTAAAACCGTTCGATCAGAAATACTGGTGCGTTGCTCAAGAGTTTTAATATCGATAGCATTAAAAAATCCTGTTTTCTGAAGACGAGAAATAGACTCCTCTATTTTACTTGGAGTGAGGATATCCCCTTTTTTAAATTCCAATTCAATTAAGATAATATTATCTTTGGTGTGCTGATTCCCCTCAATCGCAATGGAATTGACACTCACCTGAGGTCCCTCATTAATGATAAAACTGAGTTTTGCCTTGGTATTAGATATGTCGTAGGCAACCAAACTCTCTTTTTCATTCAATATGGAAACTTCTAAGTAGCCTTCCTCCTGATATTTATTTTTAATGATGGATATTGATTTCTCTAGTTTATTTAATTCCAAGGGATCCCCTGGCGACAATCCAATAAGCTGCATCAACACTTTGTCGTTGATACTTTTGTTCCCTTCAAAATAAACCGTATCAACGACGGTTAAGGGCCCCTCATCAAAGTTTATATAGATAATGACCTTATCCTTTGCTGAAGAATACACAGTCCTAATGTTTTGAATTTGAATCATCAGAAAACCTTGATTTTGTAATTCCAATTTAAAATTAGCAACAGATTCATCGATTTGCGTTTTGTTATAATATCGACTCTTTGTAAGATCTGAAGCCCCATTTAAAAAAATCTCCTCATAATATTTTTCTGACCTTGAATAAGTACCTTGAAAAATAATCTGATTAATAATGATTTTAGGACCTTCTTGAATATTAAATATGACTTTTTTATCAAAAGCCGTTGTCCCTACTTCTTCACTTCTAACATCGACACGCGCAAAACCTTTTTCTAAATAATAATTTTTAATTTTTGAGGACATTTCCGAAGCTACGTTTGGATTTGTTGAATTATAATTTTCTGTATCTAATAATTTCATTAGTTTAATTCTTGAAACTTGATTGTAACCTGAAAAGTCGAAAGTATATTTTTGAACATTATGAAGAGAAAAAATTAACTCTACTGATGTCTCACCTTCATTGAAAAGTTTTTGGCTCAGATTCACTTCTCCTTGAATGATTCCATTTATTTTAAAATACTCCTTAACTTGCTGTTGTATTTCTTGAATCATCGTTTCTGTAAAAAATTTATGATCATACTTATTCAATAACTTTGAGATTTTTTTATTTAAATCTGAACTTTCAGAAGTGATGGAAATTTTATTTACTCTTGTTGGCACGCCCTCCTCAATATCTAAGTGTGCTTCCAAGTTATTTTTACTTGCCTCTGGCAGATCCACATGTACCCTTGCATTCAGGAATCCAGACTCATTGTAATATTTTCTAATTCTTTCAGCGCCATCTAATACCTGATTTGAATCTAAAATGTCTCCTTCATTAACTCCCAAAATATTTCTTAATTCACTCACCGGTACAAAGGTTGAACCGCTAAAATGAATTTTTGAAATCCTCTTTGAATTAATAATTTCAACGATGTACTTTCCATTCAATTTTTTATAAATAACCATATCATAATTTATTTTTGTATGAATATAACGAATCATGTCATCTAAAACAGGGAGGATATCTTCATTTTTCCACTGTGAACTGAATTTTGTGGAAACATCTTTAATTAATTCTGGAGAGATATTTTCAAATTCTACAACTTCTCCCAGAACAACATTGAAGAGCATGAAAAAACTTAGGAAAAAAACTTTTAGCTCGACGCAGGTAAGCCAGAGGTAACACCTAGGAATCAAATCAAGATGGTAAGAGGAAGGCGACTTATTAGGGTTGAGTGCTTTCATCTAAATTCTTTCTTGAATTCCAAGTCTAATCCAAAAACACTCTGACTTTCTTTTTCATTTGATTTGATATTCTCAGCCTCTTTACCTTCCCAATTGCCAACGGCAGAAATATTTTGATTAAATAAATATTGAATTTTGACTTCCGAATTGGCCTCATTTCCAAGGGATCTACTCGCTGTCGCTTGAATTTTATTTGTGACCTTTTTGGAAACTGTTGCTTTTAAAACACTGATGTTTTTAGTCGAATCAAATTGATTAACGAACTGAATATCTAAACCCAAACGATTACGTAAATTCTTAGTAATGGAGGATTGCGAAAGTACCGCTGCACCAATTTCGTACCCTGTCTGAGCCGCTTGATCTTTTGACTGGACATTTTGATCCAGCTTCGTGGAAGTTACACCTAATGCCAACAAAGAAATTATTTCCGTTTCCGCTAGTGGAGGAATGCTTGTCATTTTAATAACAGATGTTTTGGCTGGCCCTTGAAGAATTAAATTAATATCATACTCATTTACTCTCGAAGTCGCAGAAATATATAAATCTGGATTGATTTCATTGGGATTTACAAAATTTATTAAACCCGTTTGTAAATCAAATATTTTATCCTTAAAAAACAATTTTGTTCCCTTTTCCATCTGTAACTTGCCAATCAACAAAGCAGAAGTCGGTGCTCCTTTCAATTGCAAGCTCCCGGTAACATACCCCTCT
The DNA window shown above is from Deltaproteobacteria bacterium and carries:
- a CDS encoding BamA/TamA family outer membrane protein, which encodes MKALNPNKSPSSYHLDLIPRCYLWLTCVELKVFFLSFFMLFNVVLGEVVEFENISPELIKDVSTKFSSQWKNEDILPVLDDMIRYIHTKINYDMVIYKKLNGKYIVEIINSKRISKIHFSGSTFVPVSELRNILGVNEGDILDSNQVLDGAERIRKYYNESGFLNARVHVDLPEASKNNLEAHLDIEEGVPTRVNKISITSESSDLNKKISKLLNKYDHKFFTETMIQEIQQQVKEYFKINGIIQGEVNLSQKLFNEGETSVELIFSLHNVQKYTFDFSGYNQVSRIKLMKLLDTENYNSTNPNVASEMSSKIKNYYLEKGFARVDVRSEEVGTTAFDKKVIFNIQEGPKIIINQIIFQGTYSRSEKYYEEIFLNGASDLTKSRYYNKTQIDESVANFKLELQNQGFLMIQIQNIRTVYSSAKDKVIIYINFDEGPLTVVDTVYFEGNKSINDKVLMQLIGLSPGDPLELNKLEKSISIIKNKYQEEGYLEVSILNEKESLVAYDISNTKAKLSFIINEGPQVSVNSIAIEGNQHTKDNIILIELEFKKGDILTPSKIEESISRLQKTGFFNAIDIKTLEQRTSISDRTVLVKVTEREPGLFAMGIGATNERNGTLRGYTGIGYRNILGTGRGVSARLEGKYNIADIKYPELKVILGYVEPYLFFTRLRGRINVSRSRYVSDFSDKKVTESNQYIYAIEKDFTTHVTGIFEVYNLETFRDFLLSTSETTQELNIASAGPTLDIDYRDNPFLPTRGVFARFNVEYASPPLGSSDTIEYLRATGSVSHYWPIEKNWVWAHNVRLGYLENLSKHEDGGVPFSKKGFILGGRSTIRGFESGTEEVVPNKEDLGIVSDTDVYNLKTNASQFLFKSEIRFPVYGNFHGGVFYDGGSVYIKDLPFKDNYRDSVGVGLRYNTPVGALNMEIGKKLDRKENESDIRYHLSFGTF
- the ruvC gene encoding crossover junction endodeoxyribonuclease RuvC — encoded protein: MVKILGIDPGSQVTGFGILEVENNNRKVLTHGIIQLKKETEKFNERIFLLSQSLDILFLKYQPHMVSIEKIFLGKNPDSAFKLGHARGVCIQKAMEYKTEIFEYSTREVKKGITGSGGNDKYQVNEVLKHLLGIKNIDYLDASDALALAFHHSTRMEINRKWQELV
- the ruvB gene encoding Holliday junction branch migration DNA helicase RuvB, whose product is MERIFESTHLEQEKKWENELRPQDFSHFPGQNDIKDKLKIFVQAAKLRKEPLDHVLFCGPPGLGKTTLAKIIANEMNVECKMTAAPAIEKKGDVAALLTSLKPFSVLFIDEIHRLNRTIEEYLYTAMEDYYIDIITGDGLGSRSMKFQLSPFTLVGATTRAGLLNAPFRDRFGIVERLQFYDRESLTTILTRNADLLGVKIDQFGAGEIARRSRGTPRIANRLLKRVRDFADILGDGRVNEKVAVDALDRLGVDKLGLDIMDRNILTLIHEKYNDGPVGIETLSAALSEERDTLEEVYEPYLIQEGLLQKTQRGRILTDFAKKILFGV
- the ruvA gene encoding Holliday junction branch migration protein RuvA; amino-acid sequence: MIGYLKGFCLSLDSESVVVDVHGVGYEVYCSLSTLAELSTRPAEPCVFWVYTHVREDQLQLFGFLSKEEKNLFLSLLKVNGVGPKSALSILSGASYNQLVEMIDSGDAKGLSLLPKIGKKTAEQIILSLQGKLVRVQDKKKIKEASSNHSQIASALINLGFKSQIIEEYLSDMSESTPVEEGIRKALTQLSQL